From one Rhodanobacteraceae bacterium genomic stretch:
- a CDS encoding peptide chain release factor 3 → MSEHLRETRRRRTFAIISHPDAGKTTLTEKLLLFGGAIQMAGSVKSRKAARHATSDWMALEKERGISVTSSVMQFPYAGRIVNLLDTPGHADFSEDTYRVLTAVDSALMVIDCAKGVEERTIKLMDVCRLRDTPIMTFINKLDREGRSPIDLLDEIESVLGIQCAPVTWPIGMGSRLKGVYHLLLDEVHIYESGRNFTRQDSTIFKGLDAPGLEERLGSDVLRELRDELELVQGASHPFDREAYLSGKQAPVFFGSGINNFGVQLLLDFFVEHAPPPRPRATETRTVDPLEEKFSGFVFKIQANMDPQHRDRVAFLRVCSGRYESGMKAWHVRAGKEFKLANALTFMASDREIAQSAYPGDILGIHNHGTISIGDTFTEGEVLKYTGIPNFAPELFRRARLRDPLKLKQLQKGLTQLSEEGATQFFKPLLGHDLILGAVGTLQFDVVAYRLKDEYGVEAVFENVQIHTARWIGGDDAKSLEDLESKAMQNMAKDASGALVYLAPTRVNLQLTEERYPKLRFAATKEHAQPVEM, encoded by the coding sequence ATGTCCGAACACCTGCGCGAAACCCGGCGCCGCCGCACCTTCGCGATCATTTCGCATCCGGACGCCGGCAAGACCACGCTGACGGAGAAGCTGCTGCTGTTCGGCGGGGCGATCCAGATGGCGGGGTCGGTGAAGTCGCGCAAGGCGGCGCGGCACGCGACGTCCGACTGGATGGCGCTGGAGAAGGAGCGCGGGATCTCGGTGACGTCCTCGGTGATGCAGTTCCCGTACGCGGGGCGAATCGTCAACCTGCTGGACACGCCGGGCCACGCGGACTTCTCGGAGGACACCTACCGCGTGCTGACGGCGGTGGACTCGGCGCTGATGGTGATCGACTGCGCCAAGGGCGTGGAGGAGCGCACGATCAAGCTGATGGACGTGTGCCGACTGCGCGACACGCCGATCATGACCTTCATCAACAAGCTGGACCGGGAAGGCCGCTCGCCGATCGACCTGCTGGACGAGATCGAGAGCGTGCTCGGCATCCAGTGCGCGCCGGTGACCTGGCCGATCGGCATGGGCTCGCGCCTCAAGGGCGTGTACCACCTGCTGTTGGACGAGGTGCATATATATGAGTCGGGGCGCAATTTCACGCGCCAGGACTCGACCATCTTCAAGGGCCTCGATGCGCCGGGCCTGGAAGAACGCCTGGGCAGCGATGTGCTGCGCGAATTGCGCGATGAACTGGAACTGGTGCAGGGCGCCTCGCACCCCTTCGACCGCGAGGCCTACCTGTCCGGCAAGCAGGCGCCGGTGTTCTTCGGTTCGGGCATCAACAATTTCGGCGTGCAGTTGCTGCTGGATTTCTTCGTGGAGCACGCGCCGCCGCCGCGCCCGCGCGCCACCGAGACCCGCACGGTAGATCCGCTGGAGGAGAAGTTCAGCGGCTTCGTGTTCAAGATCCAGGCGAACATGGATCCGCAGCACCGTGACCGCGTGGCTTTCCTCCGCGTCTGCTCGGGGCGCTACGAGTCCGGCATGAAGGCCTGGCATGTGCGCGCCGGCAAGGAGTTCAAGCTGGCAAATGCGCTGACCTTCATGGCCAGCGACCGCGAGATCGCGCAGAGCGCGTATCCGGGCGACATCCTGGGCATCCACAACCACGGCACGATCTCGATCGGCGACACCTTCACCGAGGGCGAGGTGCTGAAGTACACCGGCATCCCGAACTTCGCGCCGGAACTGTTCCGCCGCGCGCGCCTGCGCGATCCGCTCAAGCTCAAGCAGTTGCAGAAGGGCCTGACGCAGTTGTCCGAGGAAGGCGCGACGCAGTTCTTCAAGCCGCTGCTGGGCCACGACTTGATCCTGGGCGCGGTGGGCACGCTGCAGTTCGACGTGGTCGCCTACCGGCTCAAGGACGAGTACGGCGTGGAAGCGGTGTTCGAGAACGTGCAGATCCATACGGCGCGCTGGATCGGCGGCGACGACGCGAAATCGCTGGAGGACCTGGAGTCCAAGGCGATGCAGAACATGGCGAAGGATGCCTCCGGCGCGCTGGTGTACCTGGCGCCGACCCGCGTGAACCTGCAGCTGACCGAAGAGCGCTATCCGAAGCTCCGGTTTGCCGCGACCAAGGAGCATGCGCAGCCGGTGGAGATGTAG
- a CDS encoding proprotein convertase P-domain-containing protein: protein MSLAIWRSHLFGALLALCVGLVGLRAEAQVPSIVHVFNFPNTNQAIPLCNGDFTAFATAGTINVPSSVSFTNASISVGVLARHNNRGDLRIRLVRPGGDTNLVAASSGDTDNHYNVTFTENQDGSRAGLAGPAPLDDGDNDHEAADANFRLPYRRLVSVPAATINAYTGNVANTNWELRVCDDVGPGLNSGSLQSAQLVLRQVNPSPPAQVCSTTASYDWTGGTEDATFNFTVTRDDVRFRELSNSGQAPGDTDTIASFTLRADAGVNVPANSRHYRYRTTAGTGGAIPAPGGGENDIEFADFVLRDSADQPLAVRDFQMSIRDIHTSTPPSTTAGYEDIAKMEGFLGASTQPVPVFVSFVNTIDTNLAFYGNWLESDALVADNALAPGEATYRFLSPVDRVRVTFGHGDKTREGFLHAVWLSPLSFCAVDYGDAPSTYGTTFAAGGPRHLLGSRLLHLGANPPDGESSGTASTAFDSDDGVGADEDAIVGGTGGIQAYNATSMTCGPVTVGPGQYCLQVSATNNAGTGANLVGWIDWNDNGAFDSNERSEPTLGGSGGSFATPNLASGFSGNVVLVWNVPSVTVPNADAIRLRLSTDPSFVSVSGPASGGYARDGEVEDWQAPPGTLPVTLAEVRVARLDTSRIAVDWTTATETGTLGFQVLQRQADGSIEPLGRDPVASVLGNTTRPQSYLKEFTTSSDAPIYLEEWSVDGMRERFGPYAIGQTLGSKPRLEPAPWAQARLQAATHEGFDRRQRLGRGAGAPSAEIRVTKTGLQQVRASDIAAAGVNLVGQTVAAIKLRHGDRIVPVRALGNPATVGGDTVLEFYGEAVEDSYYTNVRPYHLEVAAGGSAWATEPGTPIAGLSSVRGPATSRLDGNRFYGTASPIGDPWYFDLVARNGASGASQWSIDLPSTAVIAETAQLRIELWGGSAYVEISPDHRYRALINGSPIGEGSFDGISGHVGTFPRAGRTSSAG, encoded by the coding sequence ATGAGCTTGGCAATCTGGCGATCGCACCTTTTTGGCGCCCTGCTCGCGCTATGTGTGGGCCTCGTGGGCCTGCGTGCGGAAGCACAGGTTCCCTCCATCGTGCACGTGTTCAACTTCCCGAACACCAATCAAGCGATACCGCTCTGTAATGGTGATTTCACGGCCTTCGCTACTGCCGGGACGATTAACGTACCAAGCTCGGTGAGTTTCACGAACGCTTCGATCAGCGTTGGGGTATTGGCAAGGCACAACAACCGGGGTGATCTGCGAATACGCTTGGTCAGACCGGGTGGGGACACGAATCTGGTGGCAGCCAGTAGCGGCGACACTGACAACCATTACAATGTCACGTTCACGGAGAACCAGGACGGTTCGCGCGCAGGCTTAGCAGGGCCAGCACCGCTTGACGACGGTGATAATGATCACGAGGCAGCAGACGCAAATTTCAGGCTGCCTTATCGGCGGCTTGTCAGCGTCCCCGCGGCTACCATCAATGCATATACCGGCAACGTTGCCAACACGAATTGGGAATTGCGCGTTTGCGACGATGTGGGTCCTGGCCTCAACAGCGGGAGTCTACAGTCGGCCCAGTTGGTGCTGCGTCAAGTCAATCCGTCTCCTCCGGCCCAGGTCTGCTCGACGACCGCCTCCTATGACTGGACCGGGGGTACCGAGGATGCCACGTTCAACTTCACAGTCACACGCGATGACGTGCGCTTCCGCGAACTCAGCAATAGCGGTCAGGCGCCGGGGGATACTGACACTATTGCAAGCTTTACGTTACGGGCGGACGCGGGTGTCAACGTGCCCGCTAATAGTCGGCATTACCGATATAGGACAACCGCGGGTACGGGCGGCGCCATTCCGGCACCTGGTGGCGGAGAAAACGACATCGAATTTGCAGATTTCGTTCTTCGCGATAGCGCTGATCAGCCGCTGGCCGTTCGCGATTTCCAAATGAGTATCCGCGACATCCACACCAGCACTCCACCGAGTACTACAGCTGGTTACGAAGACATCGCCAAGATGGAAGGCTTCTTGGGTGCCTCCACACAGCCAGTGCCCGTGTTCGTCAGTTTCGTCAATACGATCGATACGAATCTTGCTTTCTACGGCAATTGGCTAGAATCAGACGCACTTGTTGCTGACAACGCGCTTGCACCCGGTGAGGCAACCTACCGGTTCCTCAGTCCGGTAGACCGGGTACGCGTGACTTTCGGTCACGGCGACAAGACCAGGGAGGGGTTTTTGCATGCCGTCTGGCTGAGTCCATTGAGCTTCTGCGCCGTCGACTACGGCGACGCGCCGTCGACCTACGGCACAACCTTTGCCGCGGGCGGGCCACGCCACTTGCTCGGCAGTCGGTTGCTTCACCTCGGAGCAAATCCACCCGACGGCGAGTCCTCTGGGACTGCCAGCACCGCCTTCGACAGCGACGACGGTGTTGGTGCCGACGAGGATGCCATCGTCGGTGGCACTGGCGGAATTCAAGCCTACAACGCGACAAGCATGACTTGCGGACCGGTCACCGTTGGCCCCGGTCAATATTGCCTGCAAGTCAGTGCGACGAACAATGCAGGTACCGGAGCCAATTTGGTCGGGTGGATCGACTGGAACGATAACGGTGCATTCGACAGCAACGAACGATCTGAGCCAACGCTTGGCGGTTCCGGCGGCAGCTTCGCTACCCCCAATCTAGCCAGCGGCTTCAGCGGCAACGTTGTGCTTGTCTGGAACGTGCCGAGTGTGACGGTGCCTAACGCCGATGCAATTCGTCTCCGGCTCTCCACCGATCCTTCGTTCGTCAGTGTGAGTGGCCCCGCTTCGGGGGGGTATGCGCGCGACGGCGAAGTGGAGGATTGGCAGGCGCCGCCCGGGACGCTCCCGGTGACATTGGCAGAAGTTCGCGTGGCCCGCCTCGATACCTCGCGTATTGCTGTTGACTGGACCACTGCGACGGAGACTGGCACGCTTGGCTTCCAGGTCCTGCAGCGACAGGCTGATGGTTCTATCGAGCCCTTGGGCCGTGATCCGGTTGCCAGTGTCCTCGGCAACACAACACGCCCTCAGTCGTATCTGAAGGAATTCACCACTAGCTCCGATGCGCCGATCTACCTCGAAGAGTGGTCGGTTGATGGCATGCGTGAACGTTTCGGTCCCTATGCCATCGGGCAGACGCTCGGCAGCAAGCCGCGCTTGGAGCCGGCGCCATGGGCACAGGCCAGGCTGCAGGCCGCCACCCACGAGGGTTTCGATCGTCGCCAGCGACTCGGACGTGGCGCGGGTGCGCCCTCGGCTGAGATCCGTGTGACGAAGACCGGTCTGCAACAAGTCCGCGCTTCCGATATCGCCGCCGCAGGCGTCAATCTCGTGGGCCAGACAGTTGCCGCAATCAAGCTCCGCCACGGTGATCGAATTGTTCCCGTTCGCGCGCTGGGCAACCCAGCTACGGTGGGTGGTGATACCGTGCTCGAATTTTACGGCGAAGCGGTTGAGGACAGCTACTACACCAACGTCCGGCCCTATCACCTGGAAGTCGCTGCCGGCGGATCGGCTTGGGCAACCGAACCGGGTACCCCAATTGCCGGTCTCTCGTCAGTGCGCGGCCCCGCGACGTCTCGACTCGATGGCAACCGATTTTACGGCACCGCATCTCCTATCGGCGATCCTTGGTACTTCGATCTCGTGGCGCGCAATGGTGCCAGCGGGGCAAGCCAATGGTCTATTGACTTACCATCTACTGCAGTGATTGCCGAGACCGCACAATTGCGCATTGAGTTGTGGGGTGGGTCGGCCTATGTCGAAATCTCGCCGGATCATCGTTATCGTGCTCTGATCAACGGTAGTCCAATCGGCGAGGGCTCATTCGATGGTATTAGCGGCCATGTGGGCACCTTTCCTCGTGCCGGCCGGACTTCTTCAGCCGGGTAG
- the gatB gene encoding Asp-tRNA(Asn)/Glu-tRNA(Gln) amidotransferase subunit GatB, with product MSNWEAVIGLEVHVQLQTASKIFSGASTAYGAEPNSQACAIDLGMPGTLPVMNAGAVEMAIRFGLAIGATVAQRSVFARKNYFYPDLPKGYQISQYELPVVVGGGLQVRQDDGSHKFVQLTRAHLEEDAGKSVHDAFHAETGVDLNRAGTPLLEIVSEPVLSSAAEAVAYLKTLHTLVRWLGVSDGNMQEGSFRCDANVSVRRRGEPLGTRAEIKNVNSFRFVEKAIDYEIERQIRLIEAGGKVVQETRLFDANKGETRSMRGKESAHDYRYFPDPDLPPLVIAAEDIERVRTAMPELPAARRQRYIDSLGLPEYDATLLTADRTVSDYFETLNAAVPAQAKLCANWVLGEWTGALNANGLAPEQSPVGAARLAGLLARIVDGSLSSKMGKQVFEALWNGDESADAVIERLGLKQVSDTGALAAVVDEIIAANPKQVEQYRGGNDKLLQFFVGQAMKATKGQANPAQLNELLKAKLG from the coding sequence ATGAGCAACTGGGAAGCCGTGATCGGCCTGGAAGTGCATGTGCAGCTCCAGACCGCCAGCAAGATCTTCTCCGGCGCCTCGACCGCCTATGGCGCCGAGCCCAATTCGCAGGCTTGCGCGATCGACCTCGGCATGCCGGGCACGCTGCCGGTGATGAACGCGGGCGCGGTCGAAATGGCCATCCGCTTCGGCTTGGCGATCGGCGCCACGGTGGCGCAGCGCAGCGTGTTCGCGCGCAAGAACTACTTCTACCCGGACCTGCCGAAGGGCTACCAGATCAGCCAGTACGAGCTGCCGGTGGTGGTCGGCGGCGGTCTGCAGGTGCGCCAGGACGACGGCAGCCACAAGTTCGTGCAGCTGACCCGCGCGCACCTGGAAGAGGATGCCGGCAAGAGCGTGCACGACGCCTTCCACGCCGAGACCGGCGTGGACTTGAACCGCGCCGGCACGCCGCTGCTGGAGATCGTCAGCGAGCCGGTGCTTTCTTCCGCGGCCGAAGCGGTGGCCTACCTCAAGACCCTGCACACCCTGGTGCGCTGGCTGGGCGTGTCCGATGGCAACATGCAGGAGGGCTCGTTCCGCTGCGACGCGAATGTCTCGGTGCGCCGCCGCGGCGAGCCGCTCGGCACGCGCGCCGAGATCAAGAACGTCAATTCCTTCCGCTTCGTCGAGAAGGCCATCGATTACGAGATCGAGCGCCAGATCCGGCTGATCGAGGCCGGCGGCAAGGTGGTCCAGGAGACCCGATTGTTCGACGCCAACAAGGGCGAGACGCGCAGCATGCGCGGCAAGGAATCCGCGCACGACTACCGCTATTTCCCGGATCCCGACCTGCCGCCATTGGTGATCGCAGCCGAGGACATCGAGCGCGTGCGCACGGCAATGCCGGAACTGCCTGCCGCGCGCCGCCAGCGCTACATCGACAGCCTGGGCCTGCCCGAGTACGACGCCACGCTGCTGACCGCCGACCGCACCGTCAGCGACTACTTCGAGACCCTCAACGCCGCGGTGCCCGCGCAGGCCAAGCTGTGCGCCAACTGGGTGCTGGGCGAATGGACCGGCGCGCTCAATGCCAATGGCCTGGCGCCGGAGCAGTCGCCCGTCGGCGCCGCGCGGCTTGCAGGGCTGCTGGCGCGCATCGTCGACGGCAGTCTGTCGAGCAAAATGGGCAAGCAGGTGTTCGAGGCGCTGTGGAACGGCGATGAGAGCGCCGATGCGGTGATCGAGCGGCTGGGGCTGAAGCAGGTCTCCGACACCGGCGCGCTCGCCGCGGTGGTCGACGAGATCATCGCCGCGAACCCGAAGCAGGTGGAACAGTACCGCGGCGGCAACGACAAGCTGCTGCAGTTCTTCGTCGGCCAGGCGATGAAGGCCACCAAGGGCCAGGCCAATCCGGCGCAACTGAACGAGCTGCTGAAGGCCAAACTGGGCTGA
- a CDS encoding type II toxin-antitoxin system VapC family toxin, giving the protein MIVIDTNVLSEVLRPVPEPRVLAWLSSRPRSSLFTTSVTRGEVLFGLRLLPEGLRRQGLWSAALAIFDVDFSGQTLDFDSGAADAFAEISAARRQAGKPISQFDAMIAAIARSRGAGLATRNVRDFEDCGIDVVNPWGD; this is encoded by the coding sequence ATGATCGTTATCGACACGAATGTGTTGTCGGAGGTTCTGCGGCCTGTGCCGGAACCCAGAGTGTTGGCCTGGCTGAGTTCGCGGCCACGGTCATCGCTTTTCACGACGTCGGTGACGCGCGGCGAAGTGCTTTTCGGGTTGCGACTGCTGCCGGAGGGCTTGCGCAGGCAAGGCCTTTGGAGCGCCGCGCTTGCCATCTTCGACGTGGATTTTTCCGGCCAGACCTTGGATTTCGATAGCGGCGCGGCCGACGCGTTCGCAGAGATCTCCGCGGCCAGGCGTCAGGCGGGCAAACCCATCAGCCAGTTCGACGCCATGATCGCTGCAATCGCCAGGTCGCGAGGTGCGGGCCTGGCGACGCGCAACGTGAGGGATTTCGAAGACTGTGGCATTGATGTGGTCAACCCTTGGGGCGATTGA
- a CDS encoding plasmid stabilization protein, with protein MASMTIRNIDDRLKARLRVQAAQHGRSMEDEARDILRAALSAEPARTPSIVDAIRARIEPLGGVNLEIASREPSREPLILDR; from the coding sequence ATGGCGAGTATGACGATTCGGAACATCGATGATCGACTCAAGGCGCGTTTGCGTGTGCAGGCCGCGCAGCATGGTCGGTCGATGGAAGACGAGGCACGCGATATCTTGCGTGCTGCATTGTCGGCCGAACCTGCACGGACCCCGTCGATCGTCGATGCTATCCGCGCCAGGATCGAGCCTTTGGGTGGGGTGAACCTGGAGATTGCGTCGCGGGAACCGTCGCGGGAACCGCTGATTCTTGACCGATGA
- a CDS encoding nucleotidyl transferase AbiEii/AbiGii toxin family protein, whose translation MSDLHLSVLPASQRQLWDELSAVPDEFVLYGGTAIALQLGHRQSVDFDFFARTEFDPTDLVEKVSLLSGCEPLQIERNTLTVRVERQGPVLVSFFGVPRLPKLHPPRMLLRPRLRLGHLLELGGMKTMVVQKRAEAKDYLDIHALITLGGFSLGQLLSAGRALYQPSFAPEIALKSLCYFDDGNLSTLPQAVRRDLALAVRACDPARLPPP comes from the coding sequence ATGTCGGATCTCCATCTGTCCGTCCTGCCCGCGTCTCAGCGCCAGCTGTGGGATGAGCTTTCCGCCGTCCCGGATGAGTTCGTTCTGTATGGCGGCACGGCGATCGCCCTGCAGTTGGGCCATCGGCAGAGTGTCGACTTCGACTTTTTCGCCCGAACCGAGTTTGATCCCACGGACTTGGTCGAGAAGGTGAGCCTTCTTTCCGGGTGCGAGCCGCTGCAGATCGAGCGCAACACACTCACTGTCCGCGTAGAGCGGCAGGGACCAGTCCTGGTTTCGTTCTTCGGAGTGCCGCGCCTTCCGAAGCTCCATCCGCCCCGCATGCTTCTCCGGCCGCGCCTCCGACTCGGCCACTTGCTGGAACTGGGCGGGATGAAGACGATGGTGGTGCAAAAACGAGCCGAGGCGAAGGATTACCTCGATATCCACGCCTTGATCACCCTCGGCGGGTTCAGCCTGGGCCAGTTGCTGAGTGCCGGACGGGCGCTTTACCAGCCGAGTTTTGCTCCCGAGATTGCCCTGAAGAGTTTGTGCTACTTCGACGACGGCAATCTCTCTACCCTGCCGCAGGCGGTGCGGCGCGATCTCGCGCTCGCGGTCAGGGCTTGCGATCCTGCGCGGCTGCCGCCGCCATGA
- a CDS encoding ribbon-helix-helix protein, CopG family, with protein sequence MAHRTTFSLDSDTIEALRRLAELWGTSQAGVVRRAVRAAVERAAVRLTPQQALDCFRAGAVPMDAGQLRILTTEARAARLEADERRS encoded by the coding sequence ATGGCCCATCGCACGACTTTCAGCCTCGACAGCGACACCATCGAAGCCCTGCGTCGACTGGCGGAACTGTGGGGCACGTCCCAAGCCGGAGTTGTCCGGCGCGCGGTGCGCGCCGCGGTGGAGCGGGCCGCGGTTCGCCTGACGCCTCAGCAGGCCCTCGATTGTTTTCGGGCGGGCGCAGTGCCGATGGACGCGGGTCAACTTCGGATTCTCACCACGGAGGCGCGCGCGGCACGCCTCGAAGCCGATGAGCGCCGCTCGTGA
- a CDS encoding response regulator transcription factor encodes MSKREEQSGLVLLIEDNRAISETVGEFLERRGYSVDYAADGVSGLRLATSNSYDVVVLDLMLPGMDGLDVCRRLRQEAKKSTPVLMLTARDTLEDKVTGLDAGADDYLVKPFEIKEMEARVRALIRRDRRQVSQGVLRVGDLVLDTATLRLTRGGKDLQVSPIGLKLLTILMRESPRVVSRRDIEREVWGDMLPDSDTLRSHLYNLRKVIDKPFQRQLLHTIHSAGYRLADLDAESAAA; translated from the coding sequence ATGAGCAAGCGTGAAGAGCAATCGGGCCTGGTTCTGCTGATCGAGGACAACCGGGCGATCTCGGAGACGGTGGGTGAGTTCCTGGAGCGCCGGGGCTACTCGGTTGACTACGCTGCGGATGGCGTCAGTGGGTTGCGCCTGGCGACCAGCAACAGCTACGACGTGGTCGTGCTGGACCTGATGCTGCCGGGCATGGACGGGCTGGATGTGTGCCGCCGGCTGCGCCAGGAAGCCAAAAAGTCGACGCCGGTGCTGATGCTGACCGCGCGCGACACACTGGAGGACAAGGTCACTGGCCTCGATGCGGGTGCGGACGACTACCTGGTCAAGCCGTTCGAGATCAAGGAAATGGAGGCGCGCGTCCGTGCATTGATCCGGCGCGACCGCCGCCAGGTCAGCCAGGGCGTGCTGCGCGTGGGGGATCTGGTGCTCGACACGGCAACTCTGCGCCTGACCCGTGGCGGCAAGGACCTGCAGGTGTCGCCGATCGGCCTCAAGCTGCTGACAATCCTGATGCGCGAATCGCCACGCGTGGTCTCGCGCCGCGACATCGAGCGTGAGGTCTGGGGCGACATGTTGCCGGACAGCGACACCCTGCGCTCGCACCTCTACAACCTGCGCAAGGTGATCGACAAGCCCTTCCAGCGCCAGTTGCTGCACACCATCCACAGCGCCGGCTATCGCCTGGCTGACCTGGACGCGGAGTCCGCGGCGGCGTAG
- a CDS encoding PIN domain-containing protein yields MSRIQFDTNGLIALPVWVREDHPAIKRIQQGQPAAACALVWYEFVCGPVSDEHKELARAVLAGRIEPVTEAAADLAGRMYNATGRNRRTRTDALIAACAINVGAEFVTLNRGDFAPFEKFGLVLF; encoded by the coding sequence GTGAGCCGGATCCAGTTCGATACCAACGGCCTGATTGCTTTGCCAGTCTGGGTGCGCGAGGATCATCCGGCGATCAAACGCATTCAGCAGGGCCAGCCAGCCGCCGCTTGCGCGCTGGTCTGGTACGAATTCGTCTGCGGCCCGGTCAGCGACGAACACAAGGAGCTAGCCCGTGCCGTCCTTGCTGGCCGAATCGAGCCGGTCACAGAAGCCGCCGCCGATCTTGCCGGAAGGATGTACAACGCAACCGGCCGCAACCGCAGAACCCGAACCGACGCCCTGATCGCCGCCTGCGCGATCAACGTCGGCGCCGAATTCGTGACGCTCAACCGTGGGGATTTCGCGCCGTTCGAGAAGTTCGGGCTCGTGTTGTTCTGA
- the gatA gene encoding Asp-tRNA(Asn)/Glu-tRNA(Gln) amidotransferase subunit GatA produces MSAELDTVCGQLAALESGASTARALAERALERAAHAQNALNALISSVGADHALAAADAADYNRKAGRAGALEGIPYAHKDLFCTAGHPTTCGSRMLEHFVPPYSATIHERIGAAGGVLIGKANMDEFAMGSSNEHSHFGPAHNPWDVSRVPGGSSGGSAALVAARVVPFATASDTGGSIRQPAALCGVSGIKPTYGRVSRWGMVAYASSLDQAGVIATTVEDCARVLDVMSGFDPRDATSADRPKVDVDAALARPLAGLRIGRPREWFGAGIEDGVAAAVEAALAEYARQGASIVDVELPSSPYAIPAYYVIAPAEASSNLSRFDGVRYGHRCADPKDLADLYKRSRAEGFGHEVQRRILTGTYALSTGYYDAYYLRAQKVRRLIANDYARVFADVDVLAGPTSPTVAFKLGEKLADPLALYLADINTVGVNLAGLPALSVPCGFSQGLPVGLQLVAPHWREDLLYTAGHGYQQASEWHRMAPEMAR; encoded by the coding sequence ATGAGTGCCGAACTGGACACCGTCTGCGGCCAGTTGGCCGCGCTGGAATCCGGCGCCAGCACGGCCCGCGCGCTGGCCGAGCGCGCGCTGGAGCGCGCGGCGCACGCGCAGAACGCACTCAATGCGCTGATCAGCAGCGTCGGCGCCGATCACGCGCTGGCCGCGGCCGATGCGGCGGACTACAACCGCAAGGCCGGCCGCGCCGGCGCGCTGGAGGGCATTCCCTACGCGCACAAGGATCTGTTCTGCACCGCCGGGCATCCCACCACCTGTGGCTCACGGATGCTGGAGCACTTCGTGCCGCCCTACAGCGCGACCATCCACGAACGCATCGGCGCCGCCGGCGGGGTGCTGATCGGCAAGGCCAACATGGATGAGTTCGCGATGGGCTCGTCGAACGAACACAGCCATTTCGGGCCGGCGCACAACCCCTGGGACGTCAGCCGCGTGCCGGGCGGCTCCTCGGGCGGCTCGGCCGCGCTGGTCGCAGCGCGCGTGGTGCCTTTCGCCACCGCCTCGGACACCGGCGGCTCGATCCGCCAGCCGGCCGCGCTGTGCGGCGTCAGCGGCATCAAGCCCACCTATGGGCGGGTGTCGCGCTGGGGCATGGTGGCCTATGCCTCCAGCCTGGACCAGGCCGGCGTGATCGCCACCACGGTGGAAGACTGCGCCCGCGTGCTCGATGTGATGAGTGGCTTCGATCCACGCGACGCCACCAGCGCCGACCGGCCCAAAGTGGACGTCGATGCCGCCCTCGCCCGCCCGCTCGCGGGGCTGCGCATAGGGCGCCCGCGCGAGTGGTTCGGCGCAGGCATCGAAGATGGCGTCGCCGCCGCAGTGGAGGCCGCGCTGGCCGAGTACGCACGCCAGGGCGCCTCCATCGTCGATGTCGAGCTGCCCAGCAGCCCGTACGCGATTCCCGCCTATTACGTGATCGCGCCGGCTGAGGCCTCGTCGAACCTCTCGCGCTTCGACGGCGTGCGCTACGGTCACCGCTGCGCGGACCCGAAGGACCTGGCCGATCTCTACAAGCGTTCGCGCGCCGAGGGCTTCGGCCACGAGGTGCAGCGGCGCATCCTGACCGGCACCTACGCGCTGAGCACCGGCTACTACGACGCCTACTACCTGCGCGCGCAGAAGGTGCGCCGGCTGATCGCCAACGACTACGCGCGGGTGTTCGCGGACGTTGACGTGCTCGCCGGGCCGACCAGCCCGACCGTGGCCTTCAAACTCGGCGAAAAGCTCGCCGATCCGTTGGCGCTCTACCTCGCCGACATCAACACGGTGGGCGTCAACCTGGCCGGCCTGCCAGCCCTGTCGGTGCCCTGCGGGTTTTCGCAGGGCCTGCCGGTGGGCCTGCAACTGGTCGCGCCGCATTGGCGAGAAGACCTGTTGTACACCGCCGGGCATGGCTACCAGCAGGCGAGCGAGTGGCACCGCATGGCTCCGGAGATGGCGCGATGA